The following proteins are co-located in the Dehalococcoides mccartyi 195 genome:
- a CDS encoding nuclear transport factor 2 family protein, producing the protein MKIDPEVRKEINQVLDAMKEAVEAKNIEALVAQVDSEPNILTVGPCPDNVGLGQNGFRRWMQALLDKATPVKFKLGFTTIKGNGPVVWLDTHVTYTCKNGDNQKEFDFYLSGVMENIKDEWRWSQMHLSAPAELEFPEGPTPPPEAEQATPETTGASQNETPNSEPGEDAPPEWNYM; encoded by the coding sequence ATGAAGATAGACCCTGAAGTCCGCAAAGAGATAAACCAGGTGCTGGATGCTATGAAAGAAGCGGTTGAGGCTAAAAACATAGAGGCACTGGTGGCACAGGTAGACAGCGAACCGAATATACTCACCGTGGGTCCCTGCCCGGATAATGTCGGCCTGGGGCAGAATGGTTTCAGACGCTGGATGCAAGCCCTGCTGGACAAAGCCACCCCGGTAAAATTCAAGCTAGGGTTTACCACCATAAAAGGCAACGGCCCGGTTGTCTGGTTGGATACCCATGTAACCTATACCTGTAAAAACGGGGATAACCAGAAGGAATTTGATTTCTACCTCAGCGGGGTAATGGAAAATATTAAAGATGAATGGCGCTGGAGCCAGATGCATTTATCCGCTCCGGCGGAACTGGAGTTCCCCGAAGGGCCGACTCCCCCGCCTGAAGCTGAGCAAGCCACTCCGGAAACAACCGGTGCATCTCAAAATGAAACCCCGAACTCCGAACCGGGCGAAGATGCCCCTCCCGAATGGAATTATATGTAA
- a CDS encoding class I SAM-dependent methyltransferase, translating to MLDVCSGSGAQVGEYRRRGILGFGLDLSPDMLRLSRRLYDPDKAGYFTGADARHLPFADASFDYTSITLALHDKPAQTRLEILAEMKRVVKPQSYILIADYSYPLPASFPGQVIRFIERIAGGEHYRNFRHFLKNGGVPALLEELGIKAENTQSTSYGLITVTKAKVS from the coding sequence GTGCTGGACGTGTGTTCCGGTTCGGGGGCTCAGGTAGGCGAATACCGCCGCCGGGGTATTCTGGGGTTCGGGCTGGACCTCAGCCCGGATATGCTCAGGCTCTCCCGCCGCCTTTATGACCCGGACAAAGCCGGTTATTTTACCGGGGCAGATGCCCGCCACCTGCCCTTTGCAGATGCCAGTTTTGATTATACGTCTATCACCTTAGCCCTCCATGACAAACCCGCCCAAACCCGTCTGGAGATACTGGCTGAAATGAAACGGGTAGTCAAACCCCAAAGTTATATCCTGATAGCGGACTACAGCTATCCCCTGCCTGCCAGTTTTCCCGGACAGGTTATAAGATTTATAGAGCGTATAGCCGGCGGCGAACACTACCGTAATTTCCGCCACTTCCTGAAAAACGGTGGCGTGCCGGCCCTGCTTGAGGAACTGGGCATCAAAGCTGAAAATACCCAATCCACCAGCTACGGGCTGATAACTGTAACCAAAGCTAAAGTCAGTTGA
- a CDS encoding superinfection immunity protein yields MFDFFFSGIFGLISFAISLALYFLPSIIALANHRRNTLAIFLLNLLLGWTFIGWVVALVWSVKK; encoded by the coding sequence GTGTTTGATTTTTTCTTCAGCGGAATCTTTGGTCTCATCTCTTTTGCAATCAGTCTGGCCTTATACTTCCTGCCTAGCATAATCGCCCTAGCCAATCACCGCCGCAATACTCTGGCTATCTTCCTGCTGAACCTTTTACTCGGCTGGACTTTTATCGGCTGGGTAGTAGCCCTGGTCTGGTCAGTAAAAAAGTAG
- a CDS encoding metallopeptidase family protein gives MDTEQFKQIVAEAVDSLPEEFLALLDNVEIMVADRPSRIQRRNLDMHRGEELLGLYEGVPLTERHASYGMVTPDRITIFRLAILDMVKTEEDIKNEVRRVVKHEVAHHFGISDERLEEMGGPV, from the coding sequence ATGGATACAGAGCAGTTTAAACAGATAGTGGCCGAGGCAGTGGATAGCCTGCCGGAGGAATTTTTAGCCCTGCTGGACAATGTTGAAATAATGGTGGCTGACCGCCCAAGCCGTATCCAGCGCCGTAATCTGGATATGCACCGGGGTGAAGAGTTGCTGGGGCTTTATGAGGGCGTTCCCCTGACCGAACGCCATGCCTCTTATGGTATGGTTACCCCTGACCGCATTACCATATTCCGGCTGGCCATACTGGATATGGTTAAGACTGAAGAAGATATAAAAAACGAAGTCCGGCGGGTGGTTAAGCACGAAGTTGCCCACCACTTCGGCATAAGTGACGAACGGCTGGAGGAAATGGGCGGCCCGGTTTAG
- a CDS encoding C-GCAxxG-C-C family protein, with translation MSDTAVSAQSLHEQGFNCAQSILGAFAPSLGIETGTAFKLASAFGGGMAGRGDSCGVISGGLMVIGLKFGQTSAEDKAAREKCNRLGREYIKQFETRFGATACRELIKCNIGTPEGAKLVKEKGLREGLCSNLVYSGAQMLSALIEQA, from the coding sequence ATGAGTGATACAGCCGTTTCAGCCCAGAGCCTGCATGAGCAGGGTTTTAACTGCGCCCAGTCTATTTTAGGTGCTTTTGCCCCGTCTCTGGGTATTGAAACCGGGACAGCTTTTAAACTGGCTTCTGCTTTCGGCGGGGGCATGGCGGGGCGGGGAGACAGCTGCGGGGTAATCAGCGGCGGGCTGATGGTAATAGGGCTGAAATTCGGGCAGACTTCGGCTGAAGATAAGGCGGCCAGAGAAAAGTGCAACCGCCTGGGACGTGAATATATAAAGCAGTTTGAAACCCGCTTCGGGGCAACGGCCTGCCGTGAACTTATCAAGTGCAATATAGGCACTCCGGAGGGGGCAAAGCTGGTAAAAGAAAAAGGCCTCCGTGAAGGCCTTTGTTCAAACCTGGTTTACAGCGGGGCGCAAATGCTTTCCGCCCTTATAGAGCAGGCTTAG
- the ychF gene encoding redox-regulated ATPase YchF, whose protein sequence is MAVTIGIIGLAKSGRTTIFNAATRSNAATGSYSQSSSANVGIVKVPDARLTPLEEMFHPKKLTPAEIKYFDVGASLKGGTKDSSFSGELLTQLQNVDALLNVIRAFEDTAIPLPAGGLNAERDLTTMNAELIFSDLTIIEKRLNRIGSQMKGAKPPERAALEREKELMARIKEAMEKDIPARDIELDEEEAKILSGYQFLSSKPVLMVINIGEDDLPKAAEMEAELNGRYGGKNYRVIVMCGKLEAELINMDEAEAAEFRSSYGLKETGLDRTIRASYELLDLISFFTVGPDEVRAWTITRGTIAQKAAGKIHSDIERGFIRAEIVHVNDLLAAGSLAEVRKRGQLRLEGKTYLVQDGDTANFLFNV, encoded by the coding sequence ATGGCAGTAACAATAGGTATAATAGGTCTGGCTAAAAGCGGCCGCACCACCATTTTCAACGCCGCCACCCGCAGTAACGCCGCCACCGGCTCTTATTCACAGAGCAGTTCGGCTAACGTAGGCATAGTGAAAGTGCCTGATGCCCGTTTGACCCCGCTGGAGGAGATGTTTCACCCCAAGAAACTCACCCCGGCCGAAATAAAGTATTTTGACGTGGGCGCTTCCCTTAAGGGCGGCACCAAAGACAGCTCTTTTTCAGGTGAGCTTTTGACCCAGCTGCAAAACGTGGATGCCCTGCTGAATGTTATTAGGGCATTTGAAGATACCGCCATTCCCCTGCCCGCCGGCGGCCTGAACGCAGAGCGTGACCTGACCACCATGAATGCTGAGCTTATTTTTTCAGACCTGACCATTATTGAAAAAAGGCTTAACCGCATTGGCAGCCAGATGAAGGGTGCCAAACCCCCCGAAAGAGCCGCTCTGGAGCGGGAAAAAGAGCTCATGGCCAGAATCAAAGAGGCCATGGAGAAAGATATCCCCGCCCGTGATATTGAACTGGACGAAGAAGAAGCCAAAATACTCTCCGGATACCAGTTTCTGAGCAGCAAACCGGTGCTTATGGTAATAAATATAGGCGAAGATGACCTGCCCAAAGCCGCCGAAATGGAGGCCGAACTCAACGGCCGCTACGGAGGCAAAAACTACCGGGTGATTGTAATGTGCGGCAAACTGGAAGCCGAGCTGATAAACATGGACGAGGCCGAAGCCGCCGAGTTCCGCTCCAGCTACGGGCTTAAAGAGACCGGGCTGGACCGCACCATAAGGGCTTCGTATGAGCTTTTAGATCTTATATCTTTCTTTACCGTAGGCCCTGACGAAGTGCGCGCCTGGACTATTACCCGCGGGACTATAGCCCAGAAAGCCGCCGGTAAAATCCACTCTGATATAGAGCGGGGGTTTATACGGGCGGAAATTGTCCACGTAAATGACCTGCTTGCGGCCGGTTCACTGGCAGAGGTCAGGAAACGCGGCCAGCTGAGGCTGGAAGGCAAAACCTATCTAGTGCAGGACGGGGATACCGCCAACTTCCTGTTTAATGTCTAA
- the holA gene encoding DNA polymerase III subunit delta — translation MLYIFTGSDDFSLKERLKQIKLALGDESLSSANTTMLEGKNLTAAELQNYVQTIPFLAPARLVMVNGLLERFEGSKGKAAAKDKADKNSPDEFARALSNLPPTTLAVLLDYTTAKDGDYREKEKVSALASNPLFKLVSPGAEVKHFAPLSAQNLPGWVMQRAKQSSIQMSVPAARLLARFVGADLWALSSEIEKLGLYAQGRAVEEADVENMVGYSQEVNIFGLVDAVLDRKVKDAQQSLAAFTAGGGSPGFLLFMLVRQLRLMVRYTALKKRGLKEAEIFKAMGGSEYALRKTASQAACQNMDSLKAIYSKLLETDFNIKTGRFEPELAMGLLVAELCGRK, via the coding sequence TTGCTGTATATTTTTACCGGCAGTGATGATTTTTCCCTGAAAGAACGCCTGAAGCAGATAAAACTGGCTTTGGGTGATGAGTCTTTGTCCTCTGCCAATACCACCATGCTGGAGGGCAAAAACCTGACGGCTGCCGAACTTCAAAACTATGTCCAGACTATTCCCTTTTTAGCCCCTGCCCGGCTGGTTATGGTAAACGGCCTGCTGGAGAGGTTTGAAGGCTCAAAAGGTAAAGCCGCCGCCAAAGATAAGGCAGACAAAAACAGCCCGGATGAATTTGCCCGGGCGCTGTCTAATCTGCCTCCCACAACCCTGGCGGTGCTTCTGGACTATACCACCGCTAAAGACGGTGATTACCGTGAAAAAGAAAAAGTATCCGCTTTGGCCTCAAACCCCCTTTTTAAGCTGGTAAGCCCCGGTGCTGAGGTAAAGCACTTTGCACCCCTTTCTGCCCAGAACCTGCCCGGCTGGGTAATGCAGCGTGCCAAACAGTCTTCTATCCAGATGTCTGTTCCGGCAGCCCGTCTGCTGGCCCGTTTTGTGGGGGCGGACTTGTGGGCGCTTTCCTCCGAGATTGAGAAACTGGGCTTGTATGCCCAGGGGCGGGCGGTGGAGGAAGCCGATGTTGAAAATATGGTGGGTTATTCCCAGGAAGTAAATATATTCGGTTTGGTGGATGCCGTACTGGACCGCAAGGTTAAAGACGCCCAGCAGTCTCTGGCGGCTTTTACTGCCGGCGGCGGGTCACCCGGTTTTTTGCTGTTTATGCTGGTACGCCAGCTGCGGCTGATGGTGCGTTATACCGCCCTTAAAAAGCGGGGGCTGAAAGAGGCCGAGATTTTTAAAGCTATGGGCGGCTCTGAGTACGCCCTTAGGAAAACAGCCTCTCAGGCGGCCTGCCAGAACATGGACAGCCTTAAAGCTATTTATTCCAAACTGCTGGAAACAGATTTTAATATAAAAACCGGCCGCTTTGAACCGGAGCTGGCCATGGGTTTGCTGGTTGCCGAACTTTGCGGGAGAAAATAG